One Solanum lycopersicum chromosome 4, SLM_r2.1 DNA window includes the following coding sequences:
- the LOC138348225 gene encoding inactive poly [ADP-ribose] polymerase RCD1-like: MMSKTAIVSGNIKDGKLKLRNEVLPLGRWPDHAQLLYQNRHNFKESGKPLSFKMYKDGSWMDFEKHAMDVLISAFVSGKAIIEVETEAGFKLLIDFYRMFGIDLDTGNELPISWIDVNGNNFIPKIFIDDSENENPMIEKRGTEVGSSSQLVIANPTESAPPKWARTRSMREEEYAYQTVKGYLLSSRSGVTITGIHQCMISGVREQVFKDNVEMLTRTRGNPKVVLAWYGTSSKNVDTIMHHGFELTRLEQGHRGIGIYLSPLESPQISEMMSDVDENGEKHMILCRVILGNPEKVELGSQQLFSSNLDNFDTGVDDLNNPKLYVVWYHNMKTHILPECIVSYKLDRHMPGQQNCGAHTEDRWCRLLFKLPNLLPLTKKLELKSLHNSYEVGKEVAHRHFISDIEAIVQDDQLMRSIITEFLPEMRFCQTCWDKKGIIVSH; the protein is encoded by the exons ATGATGAGTAAAACAGCGATTGTTAGCGGAAACATCAAGGATGGGAAGTTAAAATTGAGAAATGAGGTACTTCCGTTGGGTAGGTGGCCTGATCATGCTCAGTTACTGTATCAGAATCGCCACAACTTCAAAGAGAGTGGTAAACCGTTGAGTTTCAAGATGTATAAGGACGGATCGTGGATGGATTTCGAAAAACATGCGATGGATGTGCTCATTTCAGCTTTCGTGAGTGGTAAGGCTATAATTGAGGTGGAAACGGAAGCTGGATTTAaattattgattgatttttaTCGCATGTTTGGGATAGATTTGGACACTGGGAACGAACTGCCAATCTCTTGGATTGATGTCAATGGAAACAATTTTATCCCTAAAATCTTCATTGACGATTCAGAAAATGAGAATCCTATGATTGAAAAGAGGGGAACCGAAGTTGGCAGTTCATCACAGCTTGTTATTGCTAACCCTACTGAATCGGCTCCACCTAAATGGGCTAGGACAAGGTCAATGAGGGAAGAGGAGTACGCCTATCAGACGGTAAAGGGTTACCTATTGTCTTCTCGTTCAGGGGTTACAATAACCGGCATTCATCAGTGTATGATAAGCGGTGTTAGGGAACAAGTTTTTAAAGACAATGTGGAGATGTTAACGAGGACCAGAGGGAACCCTAAAGTTGTACTTGCTTGGTATGGTACATCGTCCAAGAATGTGGACACCATAATGCATCATGGATTTGAATTAACTAGACTTGAACAAGGTCATCGTGGTATTGGCATATACTTGTCGCCTTTAGAGTCGCCTCAAATAAG TGAAATGATGTCCGATGTAGATGAAAATGGTGAAAAACATATGATTCTATGTCGAGTCATATTGGGAAATCCTGAAAAGGTTGAGCTCGGATCTCAGCAGTTGTTTTCATCGAATTTGGATAATTTTGATACCGGGGTTGATGATTTGAACAATCCAAAGTTGTATGTGGTGTGGTATCACAATATGAAAACTCACATTCTACCCGAATGTATAGTGAGTTATAAACTTGATCGTCATATGCCAG GTCAGCAGAATTGTGGTGCTCATACTGAGGACCGATGGTGTAGATTACTGTTCAAGCTACCTAATTTGCTTCCACTAACCAAAAAGTTGGAGTTGAAAAGTTTGCATAACTCCTATGAG GTGGGCAAAGAAGTAGCGCACAGACATTTCATAAGCGATATAGAAGCTATTGTTCAAGATGATCAATTGATGCGTTCGATTATCACGGAATTCCTTCCTGAGATGAGGTTCTGTCAAACTTGTTGGGATAAAAAGGGAATTATAGTTTCTCattga
- the LOC101250212 gene encoding inactive poly [ADP-ribose] polymerase RCD1-like, which yields MSTAPAGSCAPMIASGEMDSVSAVLNGNKVEILVPLERTAGGSGKKVRVEVPRNWLIPSARSTDHAQLLVQNHQNFKVSGMPARIMMFKDGSWVDFEKSAMDVLVSAFVSGEAMVETVMGGFTFIFDFYRMIGINLDSGNELPIAWIDVGGNSFYPKVFVEGSENLDKNEVNVDEKFSSENGKVEFEIKIIERNSAGEVLGKRKMGSEENEVVREVGSSSRDVIEQRVVSTPTELLPPKWPRTRSLGNEEESYRKASSLLISILKVGVTVTAVHQCTRTGPVEQARLEVFVNNAKIVKRRRGDPSVQYAWYGTSSAKIDSIMRRGFEMPRIIPGIQTHGVGIYMSPLYSPQKSHMMCEVDENGEKHIMLCRVIVGKLEKVELGSQQLFPSSAEFDTGVDDLINPKLHVIWCSNMNTHILPIFIVSYKSGCHMSG from the exons ATGTCGACAGCTCCGGCCGGTTCCTGTGCTCCCATGATCGCCAGCGGTGAAATGGATTCGGTTTCAGCTGTTTTAAATGGTAACAAGGTGGAGATACTTGTTCCTTTAGAGAGGACAGCAGGTGGAAGCGGGAAGAAAGTGAGGGTTGAGGTTCCGAGGAACTGGTTGATTCCGTCAGCTAGATCGACGGATCATGCTCAGTTGTTGGTTCAGAACCACCAGAATTTCAAGGTGAGTGGGATGCCGGCGAGGATTATGATGTTTAAGGATGGATCGTGGGTGGATTTCGAGAAAAGTGCCATGGATGTGCTGGTTTCAGCTTTTGTGAGTGGCGAGGCTATGGTTGAGACGGTAATGGGAGGGTTTACATTCATTTTTGATTTTTATCGAATGATAGGAATCAATTTGGACAGTGGGAATGAGCTGCCCATAGCTTGGATTGATGTCGGTGGTAACAGTTTTTACCCTAAGGTCTTCGTTGAGGGTTCAGAAAATCTCGATAAAAACGAGGTAAATGTTGATGAAAAGTTCTCCTCGGAGAATGGTAAGGTTGAATTTGAGATAAAAATCATTGAGAGGAACTCAGCTGGAGAGGTGTTAGGAAAGAGGAAGATGGGAAGTGAGGAAAACGAAGTGGTGAGGGAAGTAGGAAGTTCCTCTAGGGATGTGATAGAGCAGCGTGTTGTCTCTACACCTACTGAATTGCTTCCACCGAAGTGGCCTAGAACAAGGTCATTGGGGAACGAGGAGGAAAGCTATCGGAAGGCAAGTAGTTTactgatttctattttgaaagTTGGTGTTACAGTCACTGCTGTTCATCAGTGCACTAGAACCGGGCCAGTGGAACAGGCCCGGTTAGAAGTTTTCGTAAATAATGCGAAGATAGTGAAGAGAAGGAGAGGGGACCCCAGTGTTCAGTATGCCTGGTATGGTACATCCTCGGCAAAAATTGATAGTATCATGCGGCGCGGTTTTGAAATGCCAAGAATCATACCGGGTATTCAGACTCACGGTGTTGGTATATACATGTCGCCTTTATACTCACCTCAAAAGAG TCACATGATGTGCGAGGTAGATGAAAATGGTGAAAAGCATATCATGTTATGTCGAGTTATAGTGGGAAAGCTCGAGAAGGTTGAGTTAGGATCTCAGCAGCTGTTTCCGTCAAGTGCGGAGTTCGATACTGGAGTTGATGACTTAATCAATCCAAAGCTGCATGTGATATGGTGTAGCAATATGAACACCCACATTCTACCCATATTTATAGTCAGTTATAAATCTGGCTGTCATATGTCAG GTTGA